A portion of the Francisella uliginis genome contains these proteins:
- a CDS encoding metal ABC transporter permease, producing MKCHAYRRIFVFNYTFMLYAFVAGTIIAFICGIISFFVIIRRLSFASHALGHISLTGASGAVLLNLSAMTGQLFINIIAGTLMGAFGDKIKKNDIAIGIVLTFFLGLGTYFLFLYQSGYSGSVMSILVGDILTVSLEQIYILLGLAIFTIIVLAIIARPLFISSIDPVFAESKKVPNKSLSILLFLCIAITVSMACQVVGILLVFSLLIGPAAISTQWVDGFYKPIILSTIISILTVWSGITAAYYIDVPISFFITTIICFLYLISIAKNKLLNF from the coding sequence ATGAAATGCCATGCCTACAGGAGGATATTTGTGTTTAACTATACTTTTATGTTATATGCATTTGTTGCTGGAACTATAATAGCCTTTATATGTGGAATTATTAGCTTTTTTGTCATTATTAGAAGATTATCCTTTGCATCACATGCTTTAGGTCATATTAGTTTAACAGGAGCTTCTGGAGCTGTATTACTTAATCTATCTGCGATGACTGGCCAACTTTTTATAAATATAATTGCTGGAACTCTTATGGGTGCCTTTGGTGATAAGATCAAAAAAAATGATATTGCTATAGGAATTGTTTTGACATTCTTTTTAGGGTTAGGAACATACTTTCTATTTTTATATCAAAGTGGTTATTCTGGTTCTGTAATGTCAATATTAGTTGGCGATATACTAACAGTATCTCTTGAACAAATATATATTTTACTTGGCTTAGCTATTTTTACTATAATTGTGCTAGCAATAATAGCAAGACCTTTGTTTATCTCATCTATTGACCCTGTCTTTGCTGAGTCAAAGAAAGTGCCTAACAAATCATTATCTATTCTTCTTTTTCTTTGTATTGCCATAACAGTATCTATGGCTTGCCAAGTTGTGGGAATATTATTAGTTTTTTCACTTTTAATTGGGCCAGCTGCAATTTCAACTCAATGGGTTGATGGTTTTTATAAGCCTATTATCCTTAGCACTATAATATCTATACTTACGGTTTGGTCAGGAATAACAGCTGCTTACTATATAGATGTACCAATAAGCTTCTTTATAACTACAATTATTTGCTTCTTGTATCTTATAAGTATCGCAAAGAATAAATTACTGAACTTCTAA
- a CDS encoding metal ABC transporter ATP-binding protein, with protein MIKCSNLVIGYNKPITSPLNLEIPTNAWVGIVGKNGIGKSTFFKTILGKIPSISGSITINDSKINIDNISYIPQEREINFEEKTSGYTLVKYSYKPKSWGLPLFNNEFKKKLDYLIEITQTKNYIHNPFKNLSGGQKKRIYLIQALINEPKVLLLDEPLSDLDPDAKQKFIACLKEIHKKENITLLIISHDMKEISSQLDAFIHFKDGKCHYCDEMPCLQEDICV; from the coding sequence ATGATTAAATGCTCAAATTTAGTTATTGGATATAATAAACCAATAACATCCCCTCTCAACTTAGAGATCCCAACTAATGCATGGGTAGGTATAGTTGGTAAAAATGGTATTGGAAAATCTACTTTCTTTAAAACTATTTTAGGTAAAATACCAAGTATTTCAGGATCAATAACTATAAATGACTCAAAAATAAATATCGATAATATAAGTTACATACCTCAAGAAAGAGAAATAAATTTTGAAGAAAAGACTTCTGGATACACACTGGTAAAATATAGTTATAAACCAAAATCTTGGGGACTGCCATTATTTAATAATGAATTTAAAAAGAAACTAGATTACCTTATTGAAATAACACAAACCAAAAACTATATACACAACCCTTTTAAGAACTTATCAGGTGGGCAGAAGAAGCGTATATATCTAATTCAAGCGTTAATAAATGAGCCTAAAGTACTACTTTTAGATGAGCCCTTATCAGACCTTGACCCTGATGCAAAACAAAAGTTTATTGCTTGTCTTAAAGAAATTCATAAAAAAGAAAATATTACTCTTTTAATAATATCTCATGACATGAAAGAAATTAGTTCACAATTAGATGCTTTTATTCATTTTAAAGATGGTAAATGTCACTACTGTGATGAAATGCCATGCCTACAGGAGGATATTTGTGTTTAA
- a CDS encoding metal ABC transporter solute-binding protein, Zn/Mn family: protein MKKAILIVVVIIAITALLIINFLPNEKPQTTKGFHDINVVAAENQYGSVAKLIGGNNVKVTNIINNADGDPHTFISSVKNAKLLAEADVIIYNGADYDSWIQPILKSNHNAVIIKVQDLLNYQQTPKFGINPHLWYNPKTFPALATKLKDIFIEKDPNDRSLYEKNYEIFNHKYEKVYKLVEQIRQDNKGTPVTATEPLFGYMANALGLDMKGLAFQWVIMNDSEPSPNMMINYQKLLIDREVKVLFYNEQVTDNVTHKILELASDNEIPVVGITETMPPNDNAIDWMINTLQATATVLEQSKNQND from the coding sequence ATGAAAAAAGCTATCTTAATAGTTGTTGTAATCATTGCGATAACTGCTCTACTCATTATAAATTTCTTACCTAATGAAAAACCTCAAACAACAAAAGGGTTTCACGATATAAATGTTGTAGCTGCAGAAAATCAATATGGCAGTGTAGCTAAACTTATAGGAGGAAATAACGTTAAGGTTACAAATATAATTAATAATGCTGATGGTGACCCTCATACATTTATTTCTTCTGTAAAAAATGCAAAATTACTAGCAGAAGCTGACGTAATTATATATAACGGAGCTGATTACGACTCTTGGATACAACCTATTCTAAAAAGTAATCATAATGCTGTAATCATTAAGGTACAAGATCTCTTAAACTATCAACAAACGCCAAAATTTGGTATAAACCCTCACCTTTGGTACAATCCTAAAACATTCCCTGCATTAGCAACTAAGCTAAAAGATATATTTATAGAAAAAGATCCTAATGATAGAAGTTTATATGAAAAAAACTATGAAATCTTTAATCATAAATACGAAAAAGTATATAAGCTAGTTGAGCAAATTAGACAAGATAATAAAGGCACACCTGTTACAGCAACAGAACCTCTTTTTGGCTATATGGCAAATGCTCTTGGACTAGATATGAAAGGACTTGCCTTTCAATGGGTAATAATGAATGATTCTGAGCCAAGCCCTAATATGATGATAAATTATCAAAAACTACTTATTGACAGAGAAGTTAAGGTTCTCTTTTACAATGAACAGGTTACAGACAATGTCACACATAAAATCTTAGAGCTTGCGAGTGACAACGAAATTCCAGTAGTGGGTATTACTGAAACAATGCCCCCTAATGATAATGCAATAGACTGGATGATAAACACATTACAAGCAACAGCAACCGTTCTAGAACAATCCAAAAATCAAAATGATTAA
- a CDS encoding MFS transporter, which translates to MYKQKATKLGLSIWFICAFFYALEYFVRSSTGALLVGFTNEPYNLTIATTALFSSSFYWAYMISQIPAGILVDKFGVKKVMIVSSSVFSVAMLIASIAHSEEILVIYRILAGFGGGFAILCAIKSISIWLPNRLFPAFTGLTQFILYIGATLSAAPLVFLSNYLSISEIMAMIFIISFIVLLLSIFVIKTHPEYKKENMQHRQNNESLKDIMAVIKNKQIWFNGFYCFTIYGTTVLFADLWGVRYLTLYGFSEEVAGICTSLIFIGVCIASPLWGILASIKDGEKRFLMISPVIGLFVVTYLIFFNHNITIAFVLCILFGASQAVHVLNYSALRNTVSATQIATGLAVVNMFLPLSGGVLQPLTGTIITHLKQNFGYSSLQSFQITLIFIPLLMILSFIIALFIKDSKD; encoded by the coding sequence ATGTATAAACAAAAAGCTACAAAGCTAGGATTAAGTATATGGTTTATCTGTGCTTTTTTCTATGCATTGGAATACTTTGTAAGATCTTCAACCGGAGCTTTGCTTGTTGGCTTTACAAATGAACCATATAATTTAACTATAGCAACTACTGCTTTATTTAGTTCATCATTTTATTGGGCTTATATGATATCGCAAATACCTGCTGGTATTCTTGTTGATAAGTTTGGTGTTAAGAAAGTTATGATAGTAAGTTCAAGTGTATTCTCTGTTGCTATGCTTATCGCTTCAATAGCACATTCTGAAGAGATTTTAGTTATTTATAGAATTCTTGCTGGATTTGGTGGAGGGTTCGCCATACTATGTGCTATCAAGTCTATCTCAATTTGGTTACCGAATAGACTTTTCCCAGCTTTTACAGGCTTAACTCAGTTTATCCTATACATAGGAGCTACTCTTTCTGCAGCACCTTTGGTATTTTTATCAAATTATCTGAGTATTTCTGAGATTATGGCAATGATATTTATCATATCTTTTATTGTTTTATTACTTAGTATTTTTGTCATAAAAACTCACCCTGAGTACAAGAAAGAGAATATGCAGCATAGACAAAACAATGAAAGTCTTAAAGATATAATGGCTGTTATAAAAAATAAGCAAATATGGTTTAATGGTTTTTATTGTTTCACTATATATGGCACCACTGTTTTATTCGCAGATCTATGGGGGGTTAGATACTTAACTCTATACGGATTTTCAGAAGAAGTAGCTGGAATTTGCACCTCTTTGATTTTTATAGGTGTATGTATAGCTAGTCCTTTATGGGGAATTTTAGCCTCAATAAAAGACGGCGAAAAAAGATTTTTAATGATATCTCCAGTAATTGGTCTTTTTGTTGTTACATATCTAATATTTTTTAATCACAATATAACCATAGCTTTTGTATTATGTATTTTATTTGGAGCTTCTCAAGCAGTTCATGTACTTAACTATTCAGCCCTTAGAAATACTGTCTCTGCGACCCAAATTGCAACAGGCCTTGCTGTTGTTAATATGTTTTTACCACTAAGTGGTGGTGTACTACAACCTTTAACAGGTACTATTATCACCCACTTAAAACAAAACTTTGGATACTCTTCTTTACAGTCATTCCAAATAACTTTAATATTCATTCCTCTTTTGATGATTCTTTCTTTTATTATTGCTTTGTTTATAAAAGATTCTAAAGACTAA
- the wrbA gene encoding NAD(P)H:quinone oxidoreductase — protein sequence MKNILILYYSQGGSTKKMAHTIALGVEASGATATIRTIPNISAKTEKIDPIIPEDGDLYATKEDLANCDGLIVGSPAYFGNMASPLKYFLEINSDLWFKGNLIGKPVGFFTAASGMHAGHESTLLSMMIPFMHHGCLIVGVPYSEQALEHTRTGGTPYGASHLNTFSPNKTMSDDETKICKTLGRRVSDIANKLSR from the coding sequence ATGAAAAACATACTAATACTATACTACAGCCAAGGTGGAAGTACAAAGAAAATGGCTCACACTATAGCTCTAGGCGTTGAGGCTTCTGGAGCTACTGCTACAATCCGCACTATCCCTAACATCTCAGCTAAAACAGAGAAAATAGATCCGATAATTCCAGAAGATGGTGACTTATATGCTACAAAAGAGGATTTAGCTAACTGTGATGGTCTTATAGTAGGTAGCCCAGCATATTTTGGTAATATGGCATCGCCTCTTAAATATTTTTTAGAAATAAATAGTGATTTATGGTTTAAGGGTAATCTTATTGGTAAGCCTGTTGGCTTTTTTACTGCAGCTTCTGGAATGCATGCTGGCCATGAGAGTACTTTATTATCAATGATGATCCCATTTATGCACCATGGTTGCTTAATTGTCGGCGTACCATATAGTGAACAAGCTTTAGAGCACACACGTACCGGAGGTACTCCTTACGGTGCTTCTCATCTAAATACTTTTTCACCTAATAAAACAATGTCTGATGATGAGACAAAAATATGTAAAACTTTAGGCAGAAGGGTTTCTGACATTGCTAATAAACTTTCAAGATAA
- a CDS encoding YhjD/YihY/BrkB family envelope integrity protein produces MFNIRLCKKYLIIFQNYWIWVFKEYFRKECPTVAASITLTSLFAIVPAFFIIINILNAFNAFSSLSDNIQNFLFDNMLPATATTVQQYITVLSNKMTSLPVTSVIVLLVVIFLMIKRLEITLNKIFYVNRQRPMLQSLLVYWALMTMGPLLMGFVFISTTYVISMTWFFKGVGIEQYLLNFLSIIFLTGGFFVVYKILPNTKINSRVAFFAAFLVAIVFSVAKKVFSLYMFYVPTYSVIYGSLSLIPIFILWVYVTWHITLLGAVMIRAMQYMKITLNFKKEVKRDDLSISVNILRDLHIVQRELKNGMSISRIYKKAAVADYDKVKQVLYSLESANIIRITGQDICYLNCDVFDLSLHKVYLAFNPTINFKTSTIRKINTIKSDLYKDLDIKLYECF; encoded by the coding sequence ATGTTTAATATCAGATTGTGTAAAAAATATTTAATTATTTTTCAAAACTATTGGATTTGGGTATTTAAGGAATATTTCCGTAAAGAATGTCCAACAGTAGCGGCTTCTATAACACTTACAAGTTTGTTTGCTATCGTACCAGCTTTTTTCATTATAATAAATATTTTGAATGCTTTTAATGCATTTAGTTCTCTTTCTGATAATATTCAGAATTTCTTATTTGATAATATGCTTCCAGCAACAGCAACGACTGTTCAGCAATATATTACTGTTCTTTCTAATAAGATGACTAGCTTACCTGTTACCTCAGTTATAGTTCTACTAGTTGTAATTTTTTTGATGATAAAAAGATTAGAAATTACGCTAAATAAGATATTTTATGTAAATAGACAACGTCCTATGCTTCAAAGTTTATTAGTATATTGGGCATTGATGACAATGGGGCCATTATTAATGGGTTTTGTTTTTATATCAACTACTTATGTTATATCAATGACATGGTTTTTTAAGGGTGTTGGTATTGAACAATATTTATTAAACTTTTTATCTATTATTTTTCTAACGGGTGGTTTTTTTGTAGTTTATAAAATTTTGCCTAATACAAAGATCAACTCAAGAGTAGCTTTCTTTGCTGCATTTTTAGTAGCAATAGTTTTCTCCGTTGCTAAGAAGGTTTTTTCTTTGTATATGTTTTATGTGCCAACATATTCTGTTATTTATGGCTCACTTTCCTTGATACCTATATTTATTCTCTGGGTTTATGTAACATGGCATATAACGCTCTTGGGAGCTGTTATGATCAGGGCAATGCAGTATATGAAAATAACTTTAAACTTCAAAAAAGAAGTCAAAAGAGACGATTTAAGTATAAGTGTTAATATTCTAAGAGATCTGCATATTGTTCAGCGAGAATTAAAAAATGGTATGAGTATTTCTCGTATCTATAAAAAAGCAGCTGTTGCTGACTATGATAAAGTGAAACAGGTTTTGTATAGTTTAGAAAGTGCAAATATTATTAGAATTACAGGACAAGATATTTGTTATTTGAATTGTGATGTTTTTGATCTTAGTTTACATAAGGTGTATTTGGCATTTAATCCAACAATTAACTTTAAAACTAGTACAATTAGAAAGATTAATACGATAAAATCAGACCTGTATAAAGATCTTGATATAAAATTGTATGAATGTTTCTAA
- the pnuC gene encoding nicotinamide riboside transporter PnuC, whose translation MLFKILDYSALIINVLYTIYLARLRVWSWSLGIVGALILLFLFALKGTYSLVLLQIVYVIFFSYGWYKWSTQGVDSENTIKWMKASDYFRYVFYVIALCVFCVAFNYFTDSEDVISTGLLTGITFTAIIMTIEKFMENWIVWIVSDLYFVFVMYQQQLYGQVLQNFIFLLTAVYGFYFWYKNSKAFVESA comes from the coding sequence ATGTTATTTAAAATCCTTGATTACTCGGCGCTTATTATAAATGTTTTATATACAATATATCTAGCTAGACTAAGAGTATGGTCTTGGTCTTTGGGAATTGTTGGGGCTTTGATATTACTTTTTTTATTTGCTCTGAAAGGTACTTATTCATTAGTTTTACTACAGATTGTATATGTAATATTTTTTAGTTATGGCTGGTATAAATGGAGTACACAAGGCGTAGATAGTGAAAATACTATTAAGTGGATGAAAGCCTCAGATTACTTTCGCTATGTATTTTATGTTATTGCTTTATGTGTGTTTTGTGTTGCATTTAATTATTTTACAGATTCAGAAGATGTTATATCGACGGGTTTATTGACAGGTATTACATTTACAGCAATTATTATGACTATAGAAAAATTTATGGAAAATTGGATAGTCTGGATAGTTTCTGATTTATATTTTGTTTTTGTGATGTATCAGCAACAACTATATGGTCAAGTTTTACAAAATTTTATTTTTCTTTTAACCGCGGTATATGGTTTCTATTTTTGGTATAAAAATTCAAAAGCTTTTGTGGAATCTGCATAA
- the priA gene encoding replication restart helicase PriA: MIVKVALAVPPAYVLDYSIDNDDIKLFDRVLVNVGKRQLIGFIIAKDVEIDYGVEKVKPVVKLIDSPISVDIQKLIIWISKYYCCDLYSAIRLALPNDYFKSEIIKPQQDTYVYIDFKNLENHKSTPKQQELINTFKQSDFIKYDDLKQLGTTYVINKLFEKGILRKSYKLKESSKSIEYDKPKDLSKEQNNVLSNILLQTGFNVFLLYGVTGSGKTEIYLQTIKRYLESSKQVLVMVPEINLTPQTIKRFESRFPNKNIVALHSKLSEKARLTNWLKIKQGRADIVISTRSGVLTDFENLGIIIIDEEHDSSFKQQTSTVRYNARDIAIFRASQLDIPVILGSATPSIQSYYNSLTGKYTLLKLQNRALNNHKNQIQLLDLKSSIVDNGISNKLFNLLEQNITAHQQSLVFINKLGFAKALVCKSCGEAVECKKCDKPYTLHTHPYQYLECHFCGSRKPLVTVCTSCGEQELFTYGTGTEKVQSRLEAKFPYNKVVRFDRSNIKTISDLHNINQMINENMVDIIVGTQMIAKGHHFENITLVGLINIDAGLYSTDFHAIERTAQMIVQVSGRAGRADKPGTILLQTYQPENRLLQLLVASDYLEFLDYLLEQRKYANYPPYSYQAQIIADSRKEQEILSLLNDIYSKLENCENVQISKPLPALHLKKNNVYRYSLLLTSKKRSEINSIIKWLNQNVCSDIKSTIKVYFDIDPIELG; encoded by the coding sequence ATGATAGTCAAAGTTGCATTAGCTGTTCCTCCAGCATATGTACTTGATTATAGTATCGATAATGATGATATTAAATTATTTGACCGAGTGTTAGTAAATGTCGGGAAACGTCAATTAATAGGTTTTATAATTGCGAAAGATGTTGAAATTGATTATGGAGTTGAAAAGGTTAAGCCAGTAGTTAAGCTTATAGATAGCCCTATAAGTGTAGATATACAAAAACTAATAATCTGGATTTCTAAGTACTACTGCTGTGATCTTTACAGTGCAATACGTTTAGCCTTACCAAATGACTACTTTAAAAGTGAAATTATCAAACCTCAACAAGATACATATGTTTACATTGATTTTAAAAATTTAGAAAATCATAAGTCAACACCTAAACAACAAGAACTTATTAATACTTTCAAACAAAGTGACTTTATTAAATATGATGATTTAAAACAATTAGGAACTACTTATGTCATCAATAAGCTTTTTGAGAAGGGTATACTTAGAAAATCATATAAGTTAAAGGAGTCTAGTAAGTCCATAGAATATGATAAGCCTAAAGATTTATCTAAAGAGCAAAATAATGTATTAAGCAATATATTATTACAAACAGGTTTTAATGTATTTCTACTTTATGGAGTTACAGGTAGCGGAAAAACAGAGATTTATCTGCAAACTATAAAAAGATATTTAGAAAGCTCAAAACAAGTGCTTGTAATGGTTCCAGAGATAAACCTAACACCTCAGACGATAAAGAGATTTGAAAGTAGGTTTCCTAATAAAAATATAGTTGCTTTACACTCTAAATTAAGTGAAAAAGCAAGGTTGACAAATTGGTTAAAGATTAAGCAGGGTAGAGCAGATATTGTTATATCAACAAGAAGCGGAGTTCTGACAGATTTTGAAAATTTAGGGATTATTATAATCGATGAAGAGCACGATAGTTCTTTTAAGCAACAAACCAGTACAGTTAGGTATAATGCTCGTGATATCGCTATATTTAGAGCTAGTCAATTAGATATTCCTGTAATCCTTGGAAGTGCAACACCATCAATACAAAGCTACTATAATAGTTTGACTGGTAAATATACATTACTTAAGTTACAAAATAGAGCTTTGAATAATCATAAAAACCAAATTCAACTCTTAGATTTAAAATCGAGTATAGTTGATAATGGTATTAGTAATAAGCTTTTTAATCTTTTAGAGCAGAATATCACTGCTCATCAACAATCTTTGGTTTTTATCAATAAACTAGGCTTTGCTAAGGCCTTAGTTTGTAAGAGCTGTGGTGAAGCTGTTGAGTGCAAAAAGTGTGATAAACCATATACATTACATACTCATCCATATCAATACTTAGAATGTCACTTTTGTGGCTCGCGTAAGCCTTTAGTTACAGTATGCACAAGTTGTGGAGAACAAGAGTTATTTACTTATGGAACTGGTACAGAGAAGGTTCAATCTCGCTTAGAAGCTAAGTTTCCGTATAACAAAGTAGTTCGCTTTGATCGTTCAAATATAAAGACTATTAGCGATCTTCATAATATTAATCAAATGATTAATGAAAATATGGTTGATATTATCGTTGGTACTCAGATGATTGCTAAGGGACATCATTTTGAAAATATCACCTTAGTTGGGCTGATAAACATCGATGCAGGTCTATATAGTACAGATTTTCATGCGATAGAAAGAACAGCACAGATGATAGTGCAAGTCTCTGGTAGAGCAGGTAGGGCAGATAAGCCGGGGACAATACTGTTGCAAACTTATCAGCCGGAAAATAGGCTTTTACAGTTACTAGTTGCTAGTGATTACTTAGAATTTCTTGATTATCTTTTAGAGCAGAGAAAATATGCAAATTATCCACCCTACTCATATCAAGCTCAAATAATAGCAGATTCTAGAAAAGAGCAAGAAATTTTAAGTTTGCTAAATGATATATATTCAAAATTAGAAAATTGCGAGAATGTGCAAATATCAAAGCCTTTACCCGCGTTACACTTAAAAAAGAATAATGTTTATCGTTATAGCTTGTTACTTACATCAAAAAAACGTAGTGAAATAAACTCAATAATAAAATGGCTTAATCAAAATGTATGTAGTGATATTAAGAGTACTATTAAAGTTTATTTTGATATAGATCCTATTGAGCTGGGTTAG
- a CDS encoding MFS transporter, with amino-acid sequence MLRAYRVSIAFSGLIVLTGLMSIDFISPSLPYIENDFATSQAVLKNSVLIYMLILGIFQLPYGFLSDRFGRKKLILISLGITILGIIVTAFAQGTISFYIGRIITAIGSAGCPVISRSIIADVSHNSKRLKKSFSVYALASQVSPCIAPVLGAFIQSVSSWRFSLTALMLINIIVFLLILRLMPETLRITKYKIRFKITINKYLELFKNRYFFTMSLFSALVYVYSIGFYNMLPFVLHNLHINIVTNGFINSFYALSLAIGAFSLQRCFYKYSSERILSTIIKIYLVYFIILCLIFLIYTNIFIIAIFGIGTAFLCGVAAPLILSMCMQSLKESKGIASAVQSSIKMFFTGIGLILFSYIKLTNMIQITIIYICLTILAVLLWSLAKKANPAQ; translated from the coding sequence ATGCTTAGAGCATATCGGGTTTCTATAGCTTTTAGTGGTTTAATAGTTTTAACAGGGCTAATGTCTATTGACTTTATAAGCCCTTCTCTACCATATATAGAAAATGATTTTGCCACATCTCAAGCAGTATTAAAAAATAGCGTACTAATATATATGCTTATCCTTGGAATCTTCCAGCTGCCGTATGGTTTCTTGAGTGATAGATTCGGACGTAAGAAACTAATCTTAATATCATTAGGTATAACTATTTTAGGAATAATAGTAACTGCATTTGCTCAAGGAACTATTTCTTTTTATATAGGTAGAATAATAACTGCTATTGGTAGTGCTGGATGTCCTGTAATTAGCAGATCAATCATTGCCGATGTTTCTCACAACTCTAAAAGATTAAAAAAATCTTTCTCTGTATATGCTTTAGCAAGTCAAGTATCACCATGTATCGCACCTGTTTTAGGCGCATTTATACAATCAGTAAGCTCATGGAGGTTTTCATTAACTGCATTAATGCTTATAAATATCATTGTTTTTTTACTTATTCTTAGACTAATGCCTGAAACTTTGAGAATTACAAAGTATAAAATACGTTTTAAAATTACTATTAATAAATACTTAGAGCTTTTCAAAAACAGATATTTTTTTACTATGAGTTTATTCTCAGCGTTAGTTTATGTATATTCTATAGGCTTTTATAATATGCTTCCTTTTGTATTACATAATTTACACATAAATATAGTGACTAATGGTTTTATAAACAGTTTTTATGCATTAAGTTTAGCTATTGGAGCTTTTTCACTACAACGATGTTTTTATAAGTACTCTTCTGAGAGAATTCTTAGTACTATAATTAAGATTTATCTGGTCTACTTTATAATACTTTGTTTGATATTTCTGATATATACAAATATTTTTATCATAGCAATTTTCGGAATAGGTACGGCATTTTTATGTGGTGTAGCAGCACCTTTGATACTATCAATGTGCATGCAAAGCTTAAAAGAAAGTAAAGGTATAGCTAGCGCAGTCCAAAGCTCGATAAAAATGTTTTTCACAGGTATTGGATTAATACTTTTTTCATACATAAAACTCACAAACATGATCCAAATAACGATCATATACATTTGTCTCACTATTCTTGCAGTCTTATTATGGTCACTAGCAAAAAAAGCTAACCCAGCTCAATAG
- a CDS encoding transporter substrate-binding domain-containing protein: protein MKKFFYTAIISILFFTSSYSDIIVGTTGDYAPFSNYDKSTNTFTGKDIQLIKEFAKSKNEKVKFVKTTWKTATHDLKANKFEIFVGGMTITAQRKKGFLFSSPLETSRKAAMTACKNLGKYKTFKDIDNPKTLVIENRGGTNEKFALQKLKKANLLIINDNKEAVKSIVDGIGDIHPDIMFTDNSEIKYQHSINPKICQIPIQIDKTSSFKAFMFNKTANGRKLAIQFDQWLKNNPKIFKTYTNS from the coding sequence ATGAAAAAGTTTTTCTATACGGCTATTATTAGTATTCTTTTTTTTACATCTAGCTATAGCGATATTATTGTAGGAACAACCGGAGATTATGCTCCTTTTTCTAACTACGATAAATCGACCAATACATTTACTGGTAAAGATATACAACTTATAAAAGAGTTTGCTAAATCCAAAAATGAAAAAGTTAAGTTTGTTAAAACTACTTGGAAAACAGCTACACATGATCTAAAAGCTAATAAGTTTGAAATTTTCGTAGGTGGAATGACAATAACTGCTCAACGTAAAAAAGGTTTCTTATTCTCAAGTCCTTTAGAAACATCTAGAAAAGCAGCAATGACTGCATGCAAAAACTTAGGAAAATATAAAACTTTTAAAGATATAGATAATCCAAAAACATTGGTTATTGAAAATAGAGGCGGTACTAATGAGAAGTTTGCTCTACAAAAACTAAAAAAGGCAAACCTTTTAATCATAAATGATAATAAAGAAGCTGTAAAATCGATAGTTGATGGTATAGGAGATATTCATCCAGATATAATGTTTACTGATAATTCAGAAATAAAATATCAACACTCCATAAATCCAAAAATATGCCAAATACCTATCCAAATAGATAAAACTAGCTCTTTCAAAGCATTTATGTTCAATAAGACAGCTAATGGCAGAAAGCTAGCAATCCAATTTGATCAATGGTTAAAAAATAATCCAAAAATCTTTAAAACATATACTAATTCATAA
- a CDS encoding cytochrome bd oxidase small subunit, CydX/CbdX family — MFYLVWIISAFAAVGIGCFVAGKMDKRED; from the coding sequence ATGTTTTATTTAGTATGGATAATTTCAGCATTCGCTGCGGTTGGTATCGGCTGTTTCGTTGCTGGCAAAATGGATAAAAGAGAAGATTAA